The window CGAAGGGCGTCACTGTCGCCGCCGAGTAGCGACGCAAGAGATTGCCCCAGATCGCGTAGGCGAGGACGGTCGCGACCAGGCCGAGATAGAGCGCGGCGCACACCGCGAGCCACGACGCTCCGGTCACCGCCCGGGCGATGCCGGCGGGACCGTCGAGCGCGATCGACAGCGCGAGCGACGGAAGCGGTGGAACCAGGCTGAGCCAGACCATGAGATTCAGCATCTCCACGGGGGGGAGCCGCTTGACGAGCACGTTCCCGATCCCCCAGCTGATGGCGGACATCGCCGTGAGGCAGAGCCCAACCGCGGTGAGATCGTGCCCGACGGTCACCGCGATCACGGCGAGGCCCGCAAACGCTACGGCCGTCCCGCACAGCTGGCGGCGGGTCGGCTTCTCCTTCAGGACCACGCCGGCGAAGAGGATGGTGAAGAAGGCCTGCGTCTGGACGACGATCGACGCCAAGCCGGGAGGCATCCCGTTGGCGATGCCGAAGAACTGGAAGAGGAACTGCCCGGCAAACAAGGTTAGGCCGACAGCGCACAGAACTGGCCACGTGATGGGGGGACGCCCGACGAGCACGACGGGAACGGAGGCGATGAGAAACCGCAAGGCGGTGAGCTGAGGCGGCGAGAAGCTCTCGAGCCCTATCTTGGTCGCGACGAAGGCAATGCCCCAGATGACCGCGACGAGCACGGCCAGGA is drawn from Candidatus Methylomirabilota bacterium and contains these coding sequences:
- a CDS encoding EamA family transporter is translated as MTPFHIFLAVLVAVIWGIAFVATKIGLESFSPPQLTALRFLIASVPVVLVGRPPITWPVLCAVGLTLFAGQFLFQFFGIANGMPPGLASIVVQTQAFFTILFAGVVLKEKPTRRQLCGTAVAFAGLAVIAVTVGHDLTAVGLCLTAMSAISWGIGNVLVKRLPPVEMLNLMVWLSLVPPLPSLALSIALDGPAGIARAVTGASWLAVCAALYLGLVATVLAYAIWGNLLRRYSAATVTPFALLAPFVAAYASSLVFGERFGALRLAGMGLVLLGLAVIVLPLERLAGRRPSR